The following coding sequences are from one Halorubrum sp. BOL3-1 window:
- a CDS encoding zinc ribbon domain-containing protein, with product MPSCPRCDAPTDDGDRYCAECGAPQTEDAAEELDEYVQRQAQQISGGGGSGEESGGDASSDGLADMADLSDREQLWRRGCYVLGYGTTVVALTFVPAIGAFPLILAGIVILPPLRRLTAEPLGSSLKREVMAGLYAILALIGVALLIIL from the coding sequence ATGCCATCGTGTCCCCGCTGTGACGCGCCGACCGACGACGGCGACCGGTACTGCGCTGAGTGTGGCGCGCCGCAGACGGAGGACGCGGCCGAGGAGCTCGACGAGTACGTCCAGCGGCAGGCACAGCAGATCTCGGGCGGCGGCGGAAGCGGCGAAGAGAGTGGAGGCGACGCCAGTTCGGACGGACTCGCGGACATGGCCGACCTCAGCGACCGCGAGCAGCTCTGGCGGCGCGGCTGTTACGTCCTCGGCTACGGGACAACCGTCGTCGCGCTCACGTTCGTCCCGGCGATCGGTGCCTTTCCGCTGATCCTCGCGGGGATCGTAATCCTGCCGCCGCTCCGGCGGCTCACCGCCGAGCCGCTGGGGAGTTCCCTGAAACGCGAAGTGATGGCCGGACTCTACGCGATATTGGCGCTGATCGGCGTGGCGCTGCTCATTATACTATAA